From the genome of Hymenobacter cellulosilyticus, one region includes:
- a CDS encoding cytochrome c oxidase subunit I, protein MAANLPTHSQVQGGIGVTEPSTTHDEHLHHDEHHDQHWLFKYVFSQDHKVIAKQFLITGIFWAIIGGTLSSLFRLQLGWPESTFEWLSPFLGKWIEAGKLNPEFYLALVTMHGTIMVFFVLTAGLSGTFSNFLIPLQVGARDMASGFMNMLSYWFFFISSVIMFASLFIETGPAAAGWTIYPPLSALPQAIPGSGLGMTLWLVSMALFIVSQLLGGVNYITTVINLRTRGMSMSKLPLTIWAFFLTAILGLLSFPVLFSAALLLIFDRSFGTSFFLSDIYIAGQALNHQGGSPILFQHLFWFLGHPEVYIVIMPAMGMVSEILATNSRKPIFGYRAMIGSLLGISLLSFVVWAHHMFVTGMNPFLGSVFMFLTLIIAVPSAVKTFNWLATLWRGNIRFTTAMLFSIGFVSLFISGGLTGIILGNAAIDIQMHNTYFVVAHFHLVMGSSAFFGLFAGVYHWFPKMFGRMLDEKLGYIHFWLTFIGVYLVFMPMHYVGIAGFPRRYYAWTGFDSFSQFADLNKFISAAAILAFLGQFIFVFNFFYSIFRGRRATENPWKSTTLEWTTPVVPGHGNWPGEIPAVYRWPYDYSKPGAAEDFIPQNVPYSQTQSSNLPYERDTEE, encoded by the coding sequence ATGGCTGCTAATCTTCCTACTCACTCGCAAGTGCAGGGTGGCATCGGGGTAACCGAGCCAAGTACTACGCACGACGAGCACCTGCACCACGACGAGCACCATGATCAGCACTGGCTGTTCAAGTACGTCTTCAGTCAGGACCACAAAGTAATTGCCAAGCAGTTCCTAATTACGGGTATCTTCTGGGCAATCATTGGTGGTACTCTTTCCAGCTTGTTCCGCCTACAGCTCGGCTGGCCCGAGTCGACCTTTGAGTGGCTGTCGCCATTCCTGGGTAAGTGGATCGAAGCTGGTAAACTCAACCCCGAGTTTTATTTGGCTCTGGTCACAATGCACGGTACCATCATGGTATTCTTCGTGCTAACGGCTGGCTTGTCGGGTACCTTCTCCAACTTCCTGATTCCGCTGCAGGTTGGTGCCCGCGACATGGCTTCGGGCTTTATGAACATGCTTTCCTACTGGTTTTTCTTTATCTCCAGTGTTATCATGTTCGCCTCGCTGTTCATCGAGACGGGTCCTGCCGCTGCTGGCTGGACAATTTATCCACCGCTGAGCGCTCTGCCCCAGGCTATTCCCGGTTCGGGCTTGGGTATGACGCTGTGGCTGGTTTCAATGGCGCTGTTCATCGTGTCGCAGCTGCTGGGTGGTGTTAACTACATCACTACGGTAATCAACCTGCGTACTCGCGGCATGTCGATGTCGAAGCTGCCCCTGACCATCTGGGCCTTCTTCCTGACGGCTATCCTGGGTCTGCTCTCTTTCCCAGTTCTGTTCTCGGCCGCTCTGCTGCTGATCTTCGACCGTTCGTTCGGTACGTCGTTCTTCCTGTCGGATATCTACATTGCCGGTCAGGCACTGAACCACCAGGGTGGTAGCCCAATTCTGTTCCAGCACTTGTTCTGGTTCCTGGGTCACCCCGAAGTATACATCGTTATTATGCCTGCCATGGGTATGGTATCGGAAATCCTGGCAACCAATTCGCGCAAGCCAATCTTCGGCTACCGCGCTATGATTGGCTCGCTGCTCGGTATTTCGCTGCTCTCGTTCGTTGTGTGGGCTCACCACATGTTCGTAACCGGCATGAACCCCTTCCTTGGTTCGGTGTTCATGTTCCTGACGCTGATTATTGCTGTACCATCGGCTGTAAAGACTTTCAACTGGCTGGCGACCCTGTGGCGCGGTAACATCCGCTTCACCACCGCCATGCTGTTCTCGATTGGCTTTGTGTCGCTGTTCATTTCGGGTGGTCTGACCGGTATTATCCTAGGTAACGCTGCCATCGACATCCAGATGCACAACACGTACTTCGTGGTAGCTCACTTCCACTTGGTAATGGGTTCGTCAGCCTTCTTCGGTCTGTTTGCTGGTGTGTATCACTGGTTCCCGAAGATGTTCGGCCGTATGCTCGACGAGAAGCTTGGTTATATCCACTTCTGGCTGACCTTCATTGGCGTATACCTGGTGTTCATGCCAATGCACTACGTTGGTATTGCTGGTTTCCCCCGTCGTTACTACGCTTGGACTGGTTTCGACTCGTTCAGCCAGTTTGCTGACTTGAACAAGTTTATCTCGGCTGCTGCTATCCTGGCCTTCCTCGGTCAATTCATCTTCGTCTTTAACTTCTTCTACAGCATTTTCCGCGGCCGTCGGGCTACCGAAAACCCCTGGAAGTCGACGACGCTGGAGTGGACGACGCCGGTGGTTCCTGGTCACGGCAACTGGCCCGGCGAAATCCCTGCCGTATACCGTTGGCCCTATGACTATAGCAAGCCCGGTGCCGCTGAGGACTTCATCCCGCAAAACGTACCGTATTCGCAGACCCAGTCTTCGAACTTGCCTTACGAGCGCGACACCGAAGAATAG
- a CDS encoding cytochrome c oxidase subunit II, producing the protein MIALGILLVLVLLLVVFGLLFRIQILTSIFSGSSAREIGTSNRVNAILFIIFMIVGGAAFAYSFIENYGKMNPPIASVHGFEMERLFWTTMIIIGIVFVLTHIALFVYSYKYQHQEGRRAYFFPHNNKIEIIWTVIPAIVMAGLVFAGWKEWTKITGPAPKDSVVLEVMGKQFNWLVRYPGRDQKLGVVNYRLIDATNEFGFDLSDKSGLDDFVAGEIHVPKGHPVLLKIRSRDVLHAVYMPHFRVQMYAVPGMPTKFWFTPTKTTDEMRAQLGNPKFNYELACNQICGRGHFAMKLNIVVDEPDDYVAWFAQQKSFSEQNPDVLASFKQKSDKLVEKENASAAAVVVTPAAKASL; encoded by the coding sequence ATGATTGCTCTTGGTATTCTTCTGGTACTCGTGCTGCTGCTGGTCGTATTCGGCTTGCTGTTCCGTATCCAGATATTGACTTCCATTTTCTCGGGTAGCTCTGCGCGCGAGATTGGCACGAGTAACCGCGTCAACGCCATCCTCTTCATCATCTTCATGATTGTTGGTGGAGCTGCGTTTGCTTACTCCTTCATCGAGAACTATGGCAAGATGAACCCGCCGATTGCGTCGGTTCACGGCTTTGAGATGGAGCGCCTGTTCTGGACTACGATGATCATTATTGGCATCGTGTTCGTTCTGACTCACATTGCGCTGTTCGTGTATTCGTACAAGTACCAGCACCAGGAGGGTCGTCGCGCTTACTTCTTCCCTCACAACAACAAGATCGAGATTATCTGGACCGTAATTCCGGCCATCGTAATGGCTGGTCTGGTATTCGCTGGCTGGAAAGAGTGGACCAAGATTACCGGTCCAGCTCCTAAAGACTCGGTAGTACTGGAAGTAATGGGCAAGCAGTTCAACTGGCTTGTGCGTTACCCCGGTCGGGATCAGAAGTTGGGCGTGGTAAACTACCGCTTGATTGACGCCACCAACGAGTTCGGCTTCGACCTCAGCGACAAGAGTGGTTTGGACGACTTCGTGGCCGGTGAGATTCACGTGCCCAAGGGACACCCAGTGCTGCTGAAGATTCGCTCACGCGATGTACTGCACGCTGTCTACATGCCGCATTTCCGCGTGCAGATGTACGCTGTGCCCGGTATGCCAACTAAGTTTTGGTTTACTCCAACCAAGACGACCGATGAGATGCGTGCTCAGCTAGGTAACCCCAAGTTCAACTACGAGCTGGCCTGTAACCAAATCTGTGGTCGTGGTCACTTCGCCATGAAGCTGAACATTGTTGTGGATGAGCCAGACGATTACGTGGCTTGGTTTGCCCAGCAAAAGTCCTTCTCGGAGCAGAACCCTGATGTTCTGGCTAGCTTCAAGCAGAAATCGGATAAATTGGTAGAAAAGGAAAACGCTTCAGCTGCTGCTGTTGTTGTAACTCCGGCTGCCAAGGCCTCGCTCTAA
- a CDS encoding cytochrome c oxidase subunit 3 — translation MSTTSTTQTLHNNASIERPRSGTWDGGNEPFKASYGKLMMWFFLLSDAFTFAAFLTTYGLMRHRHLAYTGDHAKFEFSTAYWPIPDKVFNSFPGLHGMDLPLAFVALMTMILIFSSVTMVLAVEAGHRMDKADVQKWLLWTLLFGATFVSCQAWEWSHFIHGTDAGTKMLDGTIFHGANLQMNQYGPVLFADLFFFITGFHGTHVFSGLVLLTWAFIATTNGTFEKRGHYEMVEKIGLYWHFVDLVWVFVFTFFYLV, via the coding sequence ATGTCCACCACCTCCACGACGCAGACGCTTCACAACAACGCCTCCATCGAGCGGCCCCGCTCCGGGACCTGGGATGGCGGCAATGAACCCTTTAAGGCTAGCTATGGCAAGCTGATGATGTGGTTCTTCCTGCTGTCGGATGCCTTTACGTTTGCTGCCTTCCTGACAACCTACGGGTTGATGCGCCACCGCCACCTGGCTTACACCGGTGACCACGCCAAATTTGAGTTTTCCACGGCGTACTGGCCTATCCCCGACAAAGTTTTCAACTCCTTCCCCGGTCTGCATGGCATGGATTTGCCGTTGGCCTTCGTGGCGTTGATGACGATGATTCTGATTTTCAGCTCCGTGACGATGGTACTGGCCGTAGAAGCCGGCCACCGCATGGACAAGGCCGACGTACAGAAATGGCTGTTGTGGACGCTGCTCTTCGGGGCTACGTTCGTAAGCTGCCAGGCCTGGGAGTGGAGCCACTTTATCCACGGTACGGACGCGGGCACCAAAATGCTGGACGGTACAATTTTCCATGGTGCTAACCTGCAGATGAACCAGTACGGTCCCGTACTATTTGCCGACCTGTTCTTCTTTATCACCGGCTTCCACGGCACTCACGTATTTAGCGGTCTGGTGCTGCTGACCTGGGCTTTCATCGCTACCACCAACGGTACTTTTGAAAAGCGTGGCCACTACGAGATGGTAGAGAAAATCGGTTTGTACTGGCACTTCGTAGACTTGGTGTGGGTATTCGTATTTACCTTCTTCTACCTCGTTTAA
- a CDS encoding DUF3341 domain-containing protein, which produces MTKRFALGIFDDEDVLMHAIENVRAAGVKIYEVFTPFPIHGIDDALGIERSRLPIAAFFYGMCGLAFALWMQIYMLGFDWPMIIGGKPHIALPAFIPVSFELTVFFTCHGMVITFYTISKLYPRWRTPVLDVRSTDDKFVMAIEINESTDLNNLSKLLRENGASEVNEKEMTKN; this is translated from the coding sequence ATGACTAAGCGCTTCGCCCTCGGCATCTTCGACGACGAAGACGTGCTGATGCACGCCATTGAGAACGTCCGCGCGGCGGGCGTTAAAATCTATGAAGTGTTTACCCCGTTCCCCATTCACGGCATTGATGATGCTCTGGGTATCGAACGGTCCCGCTTGCCCATCGCCGCGTTCTTCTACGGTATGTGCGGTCTGGCCTTCGCACTGTGGATGCAGATCTACATGCTGGGCTTCGACTGGCCCATGATTATTGGTGGTAAGCCGCACATTGCGCTGCCCGCCTTCATTCCAGTATCCTTCGAATTGACGGTATTCTTTACCTGCCACGGCATGGTAATTACCTTCTACACGATTAGCAAGCTCTACCCACGCTGGAGAACTCCGGTACTGGACGTGCGCTCGACGGACGACAAGTTCGTAATGGCCATTGAGATCAACGAAAGCACTGACCTCAACAACCTGAGCAAGCTGCTGCGCGAGAATGGCGCCTCGGAGGTGAACGAAAAAGAAATGACTAAGAACTAA
- the nrfD gene encoding NrfD/PsrC family molybdoenzyme membrane anchor subunit, producing MAALSVALFFLGVFLYSVYRTLWYGIGEWGLNKTVGWAWDITNFVWWVGIGHAGTLISAVLLLFRQKWRSSINRAAEAMTIFAVICAAMFPVLHMGRPWLAYWVFPLQNTFGSLWVNFNSPLLWDVFAISTYFTVSLVFWYTGLVPDFATIRDRAKGPIAKVAYSLLSMGWTGSAKHWSRYETVSLILAGVSTPLVLSVHTIVSMDFATSVVPGWHTTIFPPYFVAGAIFSGFAMVLTLMLITRVVFKLEDYITMEHIALMNKIMMITGSIVGVAYITEFFIAWYSQVEFEQYAFINRATGPYWWAYWSMMTCNVITPQLVWIRKVRYSIPLTFVLSIIVNIGMWFERFVIIVTSLHRDYLPSSWVMFSPTIIDIGIYVGTMGLFFTLFLLFAKFFPVINMAEVKTVLKYTVDNGPTYTGHDPHHDLIHKPTTHGVPANAPVNYNKHD from the coding sequence ATGGCCGCCCTGAGCGTTGCGCTCTTTTTCCTCGGCGTTTTCCTCTACTCTGTGTACCGCACCCTGTGGTATGGTATCGGAGAGTGGGGTTTGAATAAAACTGTCGGCTGGGCCTGGGACATCACCAACTTCGTATGGTGGGTAGGTATCGGTCACGCCGGCACACTGATTTCGGCAGTGCTCCTGCTGTTCCGTCAGAAGTGGCGGAGCTCCATCAACCGCGCTGCAGAAGCTATGACGATCTTCGCCGTAATCTGCGCCGCTATGTTCCCGGTTCTGCACATGGGTCGTCCGTGGCTTGCTTACTGGGTATTCCCGCTGCAGAACACCTTCGGCTCGCTGTGGGTAAACTTCAATTCGCCGCTGTTGTGGGACGTATTCGCTATTTCGACCTACTTCACTGTGTCGCTAGTGTTCTGGTACACGGGTCTGGTACCCGACTTCGCTACCATCCGCGACCGTGCTAAAGGTCCAATTGCTAAAGTAGCTTATTCGCTGCTGAGCATGGGCTGGACGGGTTCGGCCAAGCACTGGAGCCGCTACGAAACCGTGTCGCTGATCCTGGCCGGTGTTTCGACCCCGCTGGTACTGTCGGTACACACCATCGTATCGATGGACTTTGCAACCTCGGTTGTTCCGGGCTGGCACACGACCATCTTCCCTCCCTACTTCGTGGCTGGTGCTATCTTCTCGGGCTTCGCCATGGTACTGACGCTGATGCTCATTACCCGGGTAGTATTTAAGCTGGAAGATTATATCACGATGGAGCACATCGCACTCATGAACAAAATCATGATGATTACGGGCTCTATCGTAGGTGTGGCTTACATCACCGAATTCTTCATTGCCTGGTATTCGCAGGTTGAGTTTGAGCAGTACGCATTTATCAACCGTGCTACTGGTCCTTACTGGTGGGCTTACTGGTCGATGATGACCTGCAACGTAATTACTCCCCAGCTGGTGTGGATTCGCAAAGTACGCTACAGCATCCCGCTGACTTTCGTACTGTCGATCATTGTAAACATCGGTATGTGGTTCGAGCGTTTCGTAATCATCGTGACCTCGCTGCACCGCGACTACCTGCCCTCGAGCTGGGTAATGTTCTCGCCCACGATTATCGACATCGGTATCTACGTGGGTACAATGGGCTTGTTCTTCACCCTGTTCCTGCTCTTCGCCAAATTCTTCCCTGTGATTAACATGGCCGAAGTGAAGACCGTGCTGAAGTATACGGTGGATAACGGTCCGACCTACACTGGTCATGACCCGCACCACGACCTGATTCACAAGCCAACCACCCACGGAGTGCCTGCCAATGCTCCGGTAAACTACAATAAGCATGACTAA
- a CDS encoding quinol:cytochrome C oxidoreductase yields MATLTHQESATAEYLELSPKTRRTFISIIVAGVVLLGIGLIIAAMNKGGGHEAAGAVHGAAHAAGPEAGAGAAHHEGSPVWLKRLLVSLWHNNVFFVGVSAIGTFFVALQYVAYAGWSVVIKRLNEAMSVWLIPGLIIFLVVFFAGRHDLFHWTHDGIMDPKAENYDAIIAGKSGFLNTPFYLIRMVVYLGIWWFFTERLRKLSLAEDLNGGTEYFHKSINVAALFLVLYAVTSSMSAWDWVMSVDVHWFSTMFGWYVFASWWVSGIAVTTLTAIYLKQAGYLKFVNANHLHDLGKFMFGFSIFWTYVWFSQFMLIWYANLPEEAVYYNQRLGGFNGAYTWIFFFNLVINFAFPFLVLMRRDAKRQMIMLKIVSIAILIGHWSDFYLMLMPATMKGENGFVIEIGVALIFLGSFLLLFTKRLAQASLVPVNHPFLDESVHHTT; encoded by the coding sequence ATGGCAACTCTGACGCATCAAGAAAGCGCCACGGCTGAATACCTGGAGCTTTCGCCGAAAACCCGCAGAACCTTCATCAGCATCATCGTTGCTGGGGTAGTACTGCTAGGAATAGGTCTTATTATTGCCGCCATGAACAAGGGCGGTGGACATGAAGCTGCTGGTGCAGTCCACGGTGCTGCTCACGCAGCCGGTCCGGAGGCTGGCGCTGGCGCGGCTCATCATGAGGGCAGCCCTGTATGGCTGAAGCGCTTGTTGGTGAGCTTGTGGCACAACAACGTATTCTTTGTAGGTGTATCGGCTATCGGTACCTTCTTTGTAGCACTGCAGTATGTAGCCTACGCAGGTTGGTCGGTAGTTATCAAGCGCCTCAACGAAGCCATGAGTGTATGGCTGATTCCAGGTCTGATCATCTTCCTGGTTGTATTTTTCGCTGGTCGTCATGACCTGTTCCACTGGACTCACGATGGTATCATGGATCCGAAGGCGGAAAACTATGATGCCATTATTGCTGGTAAGAGCGGTTTTCTGAACACGCCATTCTACCTGATCCGCATGGTAGTATACCTGGGTATCTGGTGGTTCTTCACCGAGCGTTTGCGCAAGCTGTCGTTGGCTGAAGATCTGAACGGTGGTACCGAGTATTTCCACAAGAGCATCAATGTAGCTGCCTTGTTCCTGGTGTTATATGCAGTAACCTCGTCCATGTCGGCTTGGGACTGGGTAATGTCGGTTGACGTGCACTGGTTCTCAACCATGTTCGGCTGGTACGTATTTGCCTCTTGGTGGGTATCAGGTATCGCTGTTACAACTCTGACTGCTATTTACTTGAAGCAGGCTGGCTACCTGAAGTTTGTTAACGCCAACCACCTGCATGACCTTGGTAAGTTCATGTTCGGCTTCAGCATCTTCTGGACCTACGTTTGGTTCTCGCAGTTTATGCTGATTTGGTACGCTAACCTGCCTGAGGAAGCGGTTTACTACAACCAGCGTCTGGGTGGCTTTAATGGTGCCTACACCTGGATCTTCTTCTTTAACCTGGTTATTAACTTCGCTTTTCCTTTTCTGGTGCTCATGCGTCGTGATGCCAAGCGTCAGATGATCATGTTGAAGATTGTAAGCATTGCGATTTTGATCGGCCACTGGTCAGATTTCTATCTAATGCTGATGCCTGCAACTATGAAGGGCGAGAATGGGTTCGTCATAGAGATTGGCGTTGCCCTGATTTTCTTGGGTAGCTTCCTGCTCCTGTTCACCAAGCGCTTGGCGCAAGCCTCCCTGGTACCGGTTAACCACCCGTTCCTGGACGAAAGCGTGCACCACACGACTTAA
- a CDS encoding cytochrome c oxidase subunit 3, translated as MATSEILQDKEAGTGTHPKRLLLWLMMISITMIFAAYTSAYIVRREEGNWLEFDLPGGLLYTTVVILLSSATMQWAYFSAQKDEVRRAQIGLFLTFVLGLVFLVGQWNVWGDLVENKIFFGGVDANPSGSFLYVLTGVHGFHLITGLIFLLIVLRKSLNYQVHSRQMLSIGNATIYWHFLGALWLYLYLFLLLNH; from the coding sequence ATGGCAACTTCCGAAATTTTGCAAGACAAAGAAGCCGGCACGGGTACCCACCCCAAGCGGCTGCTACTGTGGCTGATGATGATCAGCATTACGATGATTTTTGCTGCCTATACCAGCGCCTACATTGTGCGGCGGGAGGAAGGCAACTGGCTGGAGTTCGATTTGCCGGGCGGCCTGCTCTACACCACTGTTGTGATTCTGCTCAGTAGCGCGACTATGCAGTGGGCTTACTTTTCGGCGCAAAAGGACGAGGTGCGCCGGGCCCAAATCGGTCTATTCCTGACGTTTGTACTGGGCCTCGTGTTTCTGGTCGGGCAGTGGAACGTGTGGGGAGACCTGGTAGAGAACAAGATCTTTTTCGGCGGCGTAGACGCAAACCCATCTGGCTCCTTCCTCTATGTGCTGACCGGCGTGCACGGTTTTCACTTAATTACGGGCCTAATCTTTCTGCTCATCGTATTGCGTAAAAGCCTGAACTATCAGGTACATTCCCGCCAGATGCTCTCCATTGGCAATGCCACAATCTACTGGCACTTCCTCGGCGCGCTTTGGTTGTACCTGTATTTGTTCCTACTTTTGAACCACTGA
- a CDS encoding c-type cytochrome produces the protein MTHTLKLGLQASAILFASVLTTACNKADDTGLEYAPQMYEPIAYEPLKQIHTNTVNPMGLNMRTPVVGTVPSGKLAYYSHIPKDSVGTAERRLRNPYSYTKANLEEGKVLYTRICSHCHGESGAGDGPVGQKFKGVPNYAAGSYKTMNDAHIYHVIQWGRNRMMPHGSIVNPEERWKIAMYVRVLQAGKGPDGLADYVKVSRDSSEMTDRATQSPVLEAQADKGSTTPGQGDQARNGTAN, from the coding sequence ATGACGCACACGCTGAAACTAGGTCTGCAAGCGTCGGCTATTCTATTTGCCTCGGTGCTGACTACAGCTTGTAACAAGGCTGATGACACCGGCTTGGAGTATGCGCCGCAGATGTACGAGCCTATTGCCTACGAGCCTCTTAAGCAGATTCATACCAATACGGTGAACCCGATGGGACTGAACATGCGCACTCCAGTAGTGGGCACGGTTCCAAGCGGTAAGCTGGCTTATTACTCGCACATTCCTAAAGATAGTGTAGGTACGGCCGAGCGGCGTCTGCGCAATCCTTACTCCTATACCAAAGCTAATTTGGAAGAGGGTAAGGTTCTGTATACCCGTATCTGTTCACATTGCCACGGTGAATCCGGCGCTGGTGACGGTCCGGTAGGTCAGAAGTTCAAGGGCGTTCCGAATTACGCGGCTGGTTCTTACAAAACCATGAATGATGCGCACATCTACCACGTAATTCAGTGGGGACGTAACCGCATGATGCCTCACGGCTCGATCGTGAATCCTGAGGAGCGCTGGAAGATAGCCATGTACGTCCGCGTACTGCAAGCTGGCAAAGGCCCCGATGGGCTGGCTGACTACGTAAAAGTTAGCCGCGACTCGAGCGAAATGACGGACCGCGCTACCCAATCCCCAGTATTGGAAGCACAGGCTGATAAAGGTTCAACCACTCCCGGTCAAGGTGACCAGGCACGAAACGGAACGGCGAACTAA
- a CDS encoding COX15/CtaA family protein has product MIVPAFVRRFRLIGIVTVVAVYILIMVGGVVRSTGSGMGCPDWPKCFGTWIPPTQASQLPANYKEIYTAQRVAKNQKLAKTLQRLGFKQVAGEIFAHPTQYIETDFNVTKTWIEYVNRLVGALIGVFVFLTVVFALPYWRRDRSVFWLSFWSFLLTGVQGYLGSLVVSTNLLPIMVTIHMGLALLIVALLIYAVIRSQRETATSEPVPVAPAMPAWLWLITLLTFAQIVLGTQVREEVDIVASTANYLNRTAWVEQLGNVFKVHRTFSALLLLLNAYVAYRLYQLPSNQLRRMALLNMGLIGLEIVAGITLAYFALPALVQPIHLTVATVLFGTQFLTIVLYSRATKFERQAAYPSVVA; this is encoded by the coding sequence ATGATTGTACCCGCATTTGTGCGCCGCTTCCGCCTGATTGGAATCGTAACCGTAGTGGCTGTTTACATCCTGATTATGGTAGGGGGAGTAGTGCGCAGTACCGGCTCTGGAATGGGTTGCCCTGACTGGCCGAAATGCTTTGGAACCTGGATTCCACCTACGCAAGCCAGCCAGTTGCCCGCCAACTACAAAGAAATCTACACGGCTCAGCGCGTAGCCAAGAATCAGAAACTAGCTAAAACGCTCCAACGGCTGGGCTTTAAACAAGTGGCCGGCGAGATTTTCGCCCACCCCACGCAATACATAGAAACCGACTTCAACGTCACCAAGACCTGGATTGAGTACGTCAACCGCTTGGTAGGGGCCCTGATTGGGGTGTTTGTTTTCTTGACAGTCGTGTTTGCGCTACCGTACTGGCGGCGTGACCGAAGCGTATTTTGGTTGTCTTTCTGGTCCTTCCTGCTGACCGGAGTTCAGGGTTATCTGGGGTCGCTGGTTGTATCAACCAACTTGCTGCCTATCATGGTGACTATTCACATGGGTCTGGCGCTGCTTATTGTAGCCTTGCTGATCTACGCGGTAATACGCTCCCAGCGCGAGACGGCCACCTCAGAGCCAGTGCCCGTAGCTCCTGCTATGCCCGCATGGCTGTGGCTGATTACGCTACTTACCTTTGCCCAGATCGTGCTGGGCACTCAGGTGCGCGAGGAAGTAGATATAGTAGCTAGCACGGCCAACTATCTGAACCGCACGGCTTGGGTTGAGCAGTTAGGCAACGTCTTTAAGGTCCACCGCACGTTTTCAGCTTTATTGCTGCTCCTGAATGCCTACGTGGCTTACCGGTTATATCAGTTGCCCTCAAATCAATTGCGCCGAATGGCTCTGCTGAACATGGGGCTAATTGGTCTGGAAATCGTTGCGGGCATTACGCTGGCGTACTTTGCCTTACCGGCGCTGGTGCAGCCCATTCATCTCACGGTAGCTACCGTCTTATTCGGAACCCAGTTTCTGACTATTGTTCTGTATAGTCGGGCAACGAAATTCGAGCGGCAGGCCGCTTATCCGAGCGTTGTTGCGTAA
- the cyoE gene encoding heme o synthase: MTKAKAYFQLIKFRLALTVAFSSAIGYLLGAQEFDWSRALLVLLGGLAVTGSANTINQIHEIDLDKLMKRTAKRPLPTGVLSAAEAWVFALVMGIAGLFILGYFFNTLAAALSLLSLILYGFVYTPLKTISPICVAVGAIPGGMPPLLGWVAATGVLGTEAWVLFGIQFMWQFPHFWAIAWVLDEDYKKAGFKMLPTPGGKDLRTAFQIMTYTLLLIPLSLLPLQLGMAGKTSALIAVVCGVLFLMQTFYLMRTCSKKAAMRIMFGSFLYLPIVQIALVFDKI, from the coding sequence ATGACGAAAGCCAAAGCCTATTTCCAGTTAATCAAGTTCCGACTGGCATTAACGGTGGCCTTTTCTAGTGCCATCGGCTACTTGCTCGGTGCGCAGGAGTTTGATTGGAGCCGGGCCTTGCTCGTATTGCTGGGCGGACTGGCCGTGACGGGCTCGGCCAACACCATCAATCAGATTCACGAAATTGACCTTGACAAGCTCATGAAGCGCACGGCCAAGCGGCCGTTGCCGACGGGCGTACTGTCGGCTGCTGAAGCTTGGGTCTTTGCCCTTGTGATGGGCATTGCGGGGTTGTTTATCCTCGGGTACTTTTTCAACACGCTGGCGGCTGCGCTTTCCCTGCTGTCGTTGATTCTGTACGGCTTCGTATATACCCCGCTCAAGACCATTTCTCCTATTTGCGTGGCCGTTGGAGCCATTCCGGGTGGGATGCCGCCGCTGCTGGGCTGGGTGGCCGCTACGGGCGTGCTGGGTACGGAAGCCTGGGTGCTGTTTGGGATTCAATTCATGTGGCAGTTTCCGCACTTTTGGGCCATTGCCTGGGTTTTAGATGAGGACTACAAGAAGGCCGGCTTCAAGATGCTGCCCACCCCGGGCGGCAAGGATTTGCGGACGGCTTTCCAGATCATGACTTACACGCTGCTGCTGATTCCGCTGAGCTTGCTGCCCCTGCAGCTGGGCATGGCGGGCAAAACCTCAGCGCTGATTGCCGTGGTCTGTGGAGTCCTGTTTTTGATGCAGACCTTTTACCTGATGCGAACCTGCTCTAAAAAGGCTGCCATGCGCATTATGTTCGGGTCGTTTCTATACCTGCCAATCGTGCAGATTGCGCTGGTTTTTGATAAAATTTAA